One Thermofilum pendens Hrk 5 DNA segment encodes these proteins:
- a CDS encoding ABC transporter ATP-binding protein, producing the protein MVRVVLENVSKTFKGGVNAVKNLNLTINDKEFMVLLGPSGCGKTTTLLMIAGVYKPTSGYIYFDDRIVNDLEPKDRNVGMVFQSYALYPHMTVYENIAFPLKLKKLPKGEIDRRVKEVASMLRIDNLLDRYPRQLSGGQQQRVALARAIAKQPDIFLMDEPLSNLDAKIRVEVRAELKRLQRELGITTIYVTHDQAEALSLADRIAVMNEGVLQQVGTPDDLYNRPANTFVAGFIGSPAANLVDADVVEAGGEYYLEMLGSRFKLPSDLAAIVKGESRVIFMVRPEDVKVVEGQGFLVYSVEWLGREALAHVRAPDGTLLRVLLPPESKLTIGAEVSVTFNYAKVHVYKPSGELIA; encoded by the coding sequence ATGGTTAGGGTTGTACTGGAAAACGTCTCGAAAACCTTTAAGGGAGGAGTAAACGCCGTGAAGAACCTCAACCTCACGATTAACGACAAGGAGTTCATGGTCCTTCTGGGACCCTCGGGTTGCGGCAAGACCACCACTCTCCTCATGATCGCGGGAGTATACAAGCCGACGAGCGGCTACATATACTTCGACGACAGGATAGTGAACGACCTCGAACCGAAGGATCGCAACGTAGGCATGGTCTTCCAGAGCTACGCCCTCTACCCGCACATGACCGTCTACGAGAACATCGCCTTCCCGCTGAAGCTGAAGAAGCTCCCGAAGGGGGAGATAGACAGGAGAGTGAAGGAGGTAGCCTCAATGCTTAGGATCGACAACCTGCTGGACAGGTACCCGAGGCAGCTGAGCGGCGGGCAACAGCAGAGAGTAGCGCTCGCGAGGGCTATAGCCAAGCAACCCGACATCTTCCTGATGGACGAGCCCCTCAGCAACCTCGACGCGAAGATACGCGTCGAAGTGAGGGCTGAGCTGAAGAGGCTTCAGAGAGAGCTCGGTATAACAACGATCTACGTTACCCACGACCAAGCGGAAGCGCTAAGCCTGGCCGACAGGATAGCCGTAATGAACGAGGGCGTCCTCCAGCAGGTAGGCACCCCGGACGACCTCTACAACAGGCCCGCGAACACCTTCGTTGCAGGCTTCATAGGCTCGCCTGCCGCCAACCTGGTGGACGCCGACGTAGTCGAGGCCGGCGGGGAGTACTACCTGGAGATGCTCGGGTCGAGGTTTAAGTTACCGAGCGACCTAGCGGCGATCGTCAAGGGTGAGAGCAGGGTCATCTTCATGGTGAGACCGGAGGACGTGAAGGTCGTCGAGGGTCAGGGCTTCCTCGTGTACTCCGTCGAGTGGCTGGGAAGGGAGGCTTTAGCGCACGTAAGGGCCCCCGACGGCACGTTGCTCAGAGTGCTACTCCCGCCGGAGTCGAAGCTCACAATAGGCGCGGAGGTATCGGTAACCTTTAACTACGCCAAGGTGCACGTGTACAAACCCTCGGGCGAGCTCATAGCTTAA
- the hepT gene encoding type VII toxin-antitoxin system HepT family RNase toxin: MSIVLIVESLADIAIAILEKEFRISPESYAEAFLKLGEKGVVSMETAMKMAKLASLRNIIVHRYWAIDDARILNEAKGSGTKAVREFIDEVLRYVETKDP; encoded by the coding sequence ATTTCGATAGTTCTGATTGTTGAAAGCCTAGCCGATATAGCTATAGCAATACTCGAAAAGGAGTTTAGGATTTCCCCGGAAAGCTATGCAGAAGCATTCTTGAAGCTGGGCGAAAAGGGGGTTGTCAGCATGGAAACAGCAATGAAAATGGCTAAACTAGCTAGTTTAAGAAATATCATTGTGCACAGGTATTGGGCTATAGATGATGCAAGAATTTTAAATGAGGCCAAGGGGAGTGGTACTAAAGCTGTAAGAGAATTTATCGATGAGGTATTAAGGTATGTCGAAACTAAGGATCCTTGA
- a CDS encoding alanyl-tRNA editing protein: MRSCEATVTGVELLKGSKAYVELDRTIFHPLGGGQPSDEGSIVSPRGAFAVKKAIRDRGRIRHWGRIEAGSLEVGDTVRCELNWEKRYLVMRLHTAGHILDYAMLRLYGRLVETLDAFHGPPEAYLVYSVSEPPDAYRLEEEANKVVERGLSVAVKFVPRGELQAHIYNAPNVSRLPPSEEYRVVEIPGVNAMPCTGTHVSNTREVGRIKVLGVEREVVGVKVRYTVV, encoded by the coding sequence TTGAGGAGCTGCGAGGCCACGGTTACAGGGGTCGAGCTTCTCAAGGGGTCTAAGGCCTACGTGGAGCTGGACAGGACGATCTTCCACCCGCTCGGCGGCGGACAACCCTCGGACGAGGGCTCTATAGTCTCGCCCCGCGGCGCCTTCGCGGTGAAGAAAGCGATCAGGGATAGAGGTAGGATCAGGCACTGGGGGAGGATCGAGGCTGGAAGCTTGGAGGTAGGAGACACCGTGCGGTGCGAGCTGAACTGGGAGAAGAGGTACTTAGTGATGAGGCTACACACCGCTGGACACATACTGGACTACGCGATGCTCAGGCTTTACGGGCGGCTCGTCGAGACGCTTGACGCTTTCCACGGGCCCCCGGAGGCCTACCTCGTGTACAGCGTGAGCGAGCCGCCCGACGCGTACAGGCTGGAGGAGGAGGCGAACAAGGTCGTAGAGAGGGGGTTGAGCGTCGCCGTGAAGTTCGTACCTCGGGGAGAGCTACAAGCCCACATATACAACGCCCCCAACGTCTCCAGGCTCCCGCCCTCCGAGGAGTACCGGGTCGTCGAGATCCCCGGGGTGAACGCGATGCCTTGCACCGGTACCCACGTCTCGAACACGAGGGAGGTTGGGCGGATCAAGGTGCTCGGCGTGGAGAGGGAGGTTGTCGGGGTCAAGGTAAGGTACACCGTTGTCTAG
- a CDS encoding MarC family protein: protein MGFVVESLKELWDTFLMLFIVVDSIGNIPIFYSLTSGMGREERIKIFEKSVAVASALLVFFAVFGYPFFQYYGVSFTDFKIAGGLLLLIIALQGVFGRVEAEALRSEDLAVVPMATPLLAGPGAIYMVMYLNSVYGLLPTLVSIALNTLASYLILTKSNVLLEKAGKNTILVLSRIFSLLLAVLAVSLIRSGIYEALRG, encoded by the coding sequence GTGGGCTTCGTGGTCGAGAGCTTGAAGGAGCTATGGGATACGTTCCTGATGCTGTTCATCGTGGTGGACAGCATTGGTAACATACCGATCTTCTACTCCCTGACGTCCGGCATGGGGAGGGAGGAGAGGATCAAGATATTCGAGAAATCGGTAGCCGTGGCCTCGGCGCTACTGGTTTTCTTCGCGGTATTCGGCTACCCCTTCTTCCAGTACTACGGCGTATCGTTCACGGACTTCAAGATAGCCGGAGGGCTCCTCCTGTTGATCATAGCGCTGCAGGGGGTTTTCGGGCGCGTGGAGGCCGAGGCCTTGAGGAGCGAGGACCTCGCCGTAGTCCCGATGGCGACCCCGCTACTGGCGGGCCCCGGGGCTATCTACATGGTCATGTACCTTAACAGCGTCTACGGCCTCCTCCCAACCCTGGTGAGCATAGCCCTCAACACGCTTGCAAGCTACCTCATTCTGACGAAGAGCAACGTGCTCCTGGAGAAGGCTGGTAAGAACACGATCCTCGTTCTCTCGAGGATTTTCTCGCTACTCCTAGCAGTGCTGGCAGTCTCCCTGATAAGGAGCGGCATCTACGAAGCGCTGAGAGGGTAG
- a CDS encoding carbohydrate ABC transporter permease, with protein sequence MKIRSLALHMIALAVAVIPLVPLVLLLALAFSESQVDIRGFTLRNFDFLRNGVLFAEDPVYSKLYPNVYTVAFNTFLLALGNMLIVVLISSMAGYIISRYSFKGRSALLGSFLVIHGVPASVLLIALYYMLKSMGLLNTLLGVVLVKVAVDLPLGVWVLKGFYDSIPWDIEIASLVDGSSRLGAFFRVMLPLVKPGIFAVGLFSFLSGWGEYIFVYTFIQSSTNWTFSLLIRSLIGEMGGINLALIAALSIIYLIPVIVIFVVGEKYLVRVTVGGVKG encoded by the coding sequence ATGAAGATTAGGAGCCTAGCTCTGCACATGATCGCTCTGGCAGTAGCTGTTATACCGCTAGTGCCCCTCGTCCTACTGTTAGCGCTCGCATTCAGCGAAAGCCAGGTTGACATAAGGGGCTTCACGCTGAGGAACTTCGACTTTCTGAGAAACGGGGTTCTCTTCGCGGAGGATCCTGTGTACAGCAAGCTCTACCCGAATGTGTATACGGTAGCCTTCAACACTTTCCTCCTCGCGCTAGGAAACATGCTTATCGTAGTGTTGATATCCTCCATGGCTGGGTACATAATCTCGAGGTACAGCTTCAAGGGTAGGAGCGCCCTCCTGGGATCCTTCCTCGTCATACACGGCGTGCCGGCATCTGTTTTGCTGATTGCGCTGTACTACATGCTGAAATCCATGGGTCTGCTCAATACTCTGCTCGGAGTGGTACTCGTAAAGGTGGCCGTGGACCTGCCTCTTGGAGTCTGGGTGCTGAAAGGCTTCTACGACAGCATTCCGTGGGACATAGAGATAGCTAGCCTGGTAGACGGCTCTAGCAGGCTGGGCGCCTTCTTCCGCGTTATGCTACCGCTCGTCAAGCCGGGGATATTCGCCGTGGGTCTTTTCTCCTTCCTTAGCGGGTGGGGTGAGTACATCTTCGTGTACACGTTCATCCAGTCCTCGACGAACTGGACGTTCTCGCTTCTAATACGGAGCCTCATCGGGGAGATGGGAGGCATAAACCTCGCGCTGATAGCCGCGCTGAGCATAATTTATCTAATACCAGTCATCGTGATATTCGTGGTCGGTGAAAAGTACTTAGTGAGAGTCACGGTAGGCGGTGTAAAGGGGTGA
- a CDS encoding prenyltransferase codes for MGFLRLVLRSLAHALEAARVWAVAMYAVYGLPVLILASKSPGFDAVMAVYGLAGGGLIEAWTHLVNDYFDFVHGVDLPGVSGTTVYRKHLLVEGYPRAKLLRLLVVLAGVVLLMAFVAAAVGRPYAVALAAAGLFLGYAYTGPPFTFKYRALGHVNLLAGWWLVNTPALYYMATGSFSAKPLLVSLPGILLVIAVLMGDNIRDLEVDRRAGVRTLEVILGKKPSRILFAVYVASAYAAQLALSLLLGAGMLLPLLSLPLLPSAVKAVMSDPPPPNTDPLVARLTLTFCALESLALWVYV; via the coding sequence GTGGGTTTTCTGAGGCTCGTGCTGAGAAGCCTGGCTCACGCGCTGGAAGCCGCGCGCGTATGGGCAGTAGCGATGTACGCGGTGTACGGCCTGCCGGTGCTGATCCTAGCTTCGAAAAGCCCCGGCTTCGACGCGGTCATGGCTGTCTACGGGCTTGCAGGCGGGGGCCTCATAGAAGCGTGGACCCACCTCGTGAACGACTACTTCGACTTCGTACACGGGGTAGACTTGCCGGGAGTCTCGGGGACGACGGTCTACAGGAAGCACCTGTTGGTGGAGGGGTATCCTCGGGCTAAGCTCCTCCGGTTGCTCGTAGTCCTCGCCGGGGTCGTACTGTTGATGGCATTCGTAGCCGCGGCTGTGGGCCGACCCTACGCTGTGGCTCTGGCGGCGGCCGGGCTTTTCCTCGGCTACGCGTACACGGGTCCCCCGTTTACCTTCAAGTACCGCGCCTTGGGGCACGTCAACCTGCTAGCCGGCTGGTGGCTCGTAAACACGCCGGCACTCTACTACATGGCTACGGGGTCTTTCTCCGCGAAGCCTCTCCTCGTCTCGTTGCCGGGAATACTACTCGTAATCGCTGTTCTGATGGGCGACAACATCCGGGACCTGGAGGTCGACCGGAGGGCCGGGGTAAGGACGCTTGAGGTTATCCTCGGGAAAAAGCCCTCGAGGATACTGTTCGCGGTATACGTGGCCTCGGCTTACGCCGCCCAGCTAGCCCTATCGCTCTTGCTCGGCGCCGGTATGCTTCTACCGCTCCTCTCGCTACCTCTCCTGCCAAGCGCCGTGAAAGCCGTGATGAGCGACCCTCCGCCGCCGAACACCGACCCCCTCGTGGCTAGGCTTACGCTCACGTTCTGCGCCCTGGAGTCCCTCGCGCTATGGGTGTACGTATGA
- a CDS encoding radical SAM/SPASM domain-containing protein, producing MSRVLPWYVPPTLFVRQVLSAATVRSATGWSPGSRWVKSLSSLLRSANGAKAMGCFGYAPHPVYEVTAACNLRCAHCHASAGRPYPGELDTEGAKRVIESLTTVKDFRTLVFTGGEPLVRKDIWELTRHAVDLGFGVVFATNGVLVSESVAAEMRRLGVLGAAVSLDSSRPLVHDKLRGVPGAWRGAVRGIKNLLKEGLYVQVNITANRLNVDEIEDVVRLADSLGSHVIFLYTFVSVGRGSSNDWLSLTPEEFVKLSRRILKVQGEVQSLIIPVAMPWYFPLLLQEARLKPEVASRWVSGCIAARGMFYVKPNGDAWPCAFIPVSGGNVARQPAIEVWEGDLFKAIRNRENLEEPCRSCRFREVCGGCRSRAYLATGRLTAPDPLCPLVRRRLSTSTAPSGPLQPAAKSGEPN from the coding sequence ATGAGCAGGGTTCTGCCCTGGTACGTCCCGCCCACGCTCTTCGTGCGGCAGGTTTTATCCGCGGCGACCGTCCGGAGTGCTACGGGTTGGTCTCCCGGCTCGCGGTGGGTGAAGTCGCTGTCCTCCCTGCTGAGAAGCGCCAACGGGGCTAAAGCCATGGGGTGTTTCGGCTACGCCCCGCACCCCGTCTACGAGGTGACTGCCGCGTGCAACTTGAGGTGTGCGCACTGCCACGCGTCCGCCGGGAGGCCTTACCCCGGGGAGCTCGACACCGAGGGCGCGAAGAGGGTTATAGAGAGCCTCACGACCGTGAAGGACTTCAGAACCCTCGTCTTCACGGGCGGGGAGCCCCTCGTGAGGAAGGACATATGGGAGCTGACCAGGCACGCGGTAGACCTGGGCTTCGGGGTCGTATTCGCAACGAACGGGGTTCTCGTCAGCGAGAGTGTCGCCGCCGAGATGCGGAGGCTGGGCGTCCTGGGCGCAGCCGTGAGCCTGGACTCTTCAAGGCCGCTTGTACACGACAAGCTGAGAGGCGTCCCGGGCGCCTGGAGGGGAGCGGTGAGGGGGATCAAGAACCTCTTGAAAGAGGGCCTATACGTGCAGGTAAACATAACCGCGAACAGGCTTAACGTCGACGAAATAGAGGATGTAGTGAGACTCGCAGACTCGCTGGGCTCCCACGTGATCTTTCTCTACACGTTCGTCTCCGTGGGGAGAGGATCGTCCAACGACTGGCTCTCCTTAACCCCGGAGGAATTCGTAAAGCTCTCCAGGAGGATCCTAAAGGTTCAGGGAGAGGTGCAGAGCCTAATCATACCAGTCGCCATGCCGTGGTACTTCCCCCTCCTCCTGCAGGAAGCCCGGCTCAAACCCGAGGTGGCGTCGAGGTGGGTATCCGGGTGCATAGCGGCTAGGGGGATGTTCTACGTAAAGCCCAACGGGGACGCCTGGCCCTGCGCCTTCATACCCGTCTCAGGGGGAAACGTCGCCCGGCAACCAGCCATCGAGGTGTGGGAGGGAGACCTCTTCAAGGCGATACGGAACAGGGAGAACCTCGAGGAGCCCTGCAGGAGTTGCAGGTTCAGGGAGGTCTGCGGAGGGTGCAGGTCGAGAGCCTACCTAGCAACCGGGAGACTGACAGCCCCAGACCCGCTGTGCCCCCTCGTGCGCCGAAGGCTAAGCACCTCAACGGCACCGAGCGGTCCACTACAGCCCGCCGCCAAGAGCGGCGAGCCTAACTAG
- a CDS encoding nucleotidyltransferase domain-containing protein, with protein sequence MSKLRILEEKLRRPRFIPWDARREIIARIAQLLMDRPEVLIAVVHGGFISSDIFRDIDIAVYLGHKLPFMDTVFYVDRLRDRLQEALKIDIALDVQLLDYAPPAFTYRILSSGQIIVERMPGLASILKIRALEDLEKLRKFRG encoded by the coding sequence ATGTCGAAACTAAGGATCCTTGAAGAAAAGCTTAGAAGACCTAGGTTTATTCCATGGGATGCTAGGAGGGAGATCATAGCGAGAATAGCCCAACTCCTTATGGATAGACCAGAGGTTTTAATAGCTGTGGTTCACGGTGGTTTTATATCGTCAGATATCTTCAGGGACATAGATATAGCTGTCTACCTCGGCCATAAACTACCGTTCATGGATACAGTGTTCTATGTTGATAGGCTTAGAGATAGGCTCCAGGAGGCTTTAAAGATAGATATTGCCCTGGACGTTCAGCTCCTTGATTACGCACCGCCAGCCTTTACATACAGAATCCTTAGTAGCGGCCAGATAATCGTCGAAAGAATGCCTGGTTTAGCGTCTATCCTGAAAATACGCGCGTTAGAAGACCTCGAGAAGCTAAGGAAATTCAGAGGCTAA
- a CDS encoding PIG-L deacetylase family protein, which produces MNEGSLEDYARKLASELGPEEALRRVAAELFEELKNPFEDAERVLCVGPHPDDCEYGAGGTLAYLARSGKRVVYLILTDGSKGTTSPGVDPRELAEIRRKEQEEAARIIGVEKVIWLGYPDTELPYTPEARNSVIRVIREERPDVVFSPDPWLLYEAHPDHRVGGLLAAEAVMLSPLPLVHVGAPHAVKRLVFYYTARPNFFQPVDGYVDIKLNALRSHRSQFEENWGLFELYLKTLMAAYGARVGARYAEPLRVLPATLLHATALSEIV; this is translated from the coding sequence GTGAACGAAGGTTCACTCGAAGACTACGCGAGGAAGCTAGCCTCGGAGCTAGGCCCCGAGGAGGCCTTGAGGAGGGTTGCCGCAGAGCTGTTCGAAGAGCTGAAGAACCCCTTCGAAGACGCGGAGAGGGTGCTCTGCGTGGGGCCGCACCCGGACGACTGCGAGTACGGCGCCGGAGGGACGCTCGCGTACCTCGCTAGGAGCGGGAAAAGGGTCGTGTACCTAATCCTGACCGACGGCTCCAAGGGGACTACGAGCCCGGGCGTCGACCCCCGAGAGCTGGCGGAGATCCGCAGGAAGGAGCAGGAGGAGGCGGCCAGGATAATCGGTGTCGAAAAGGTAATCTGGCTCGGCTACCCCGACACCGAGCTGCCCTACACCCCGGAGGCCAGGAACAGCGTTATCCGGGTGATAAGGGAGGAGAGGCCGGACGTAGTGTTCTCGCCCGACCCATGGTTGCTCTACGAGGCTCACCCCGACCACAGGGTCGGAGGACTGCTCGCGGCGGAGGCAGTGATGCTATCACCGTTACCGCTGGTACACGTCGGCGCGCCTCACGCTGTTAAACGCTTGGTCTTCTACTACACTGCTAGGCCTAACTTCTTCCAGCCGGTTGACGGTTACGTGGACATCAAGCTAAACGCCCTTAGAAGCCACCGGAGCCAGTTCGAGGAAAACTGGGGGCTATTCGAGCTATACCTGAAGACGCTGATGGCGGCTTACGGCGCGAGGGTCGGTGCGAGGTACGCGGAGCCACTGAGAGTCCTCCCGGCAACCCTGTTACACGCCACTGCCCTCTCGGAGATAGTCTAG
- a CDS encoding EamA family transporter, translating to MGMNEWFLLALLDAFFAALATIFAKIGLQNVDSITATALRSVVMMLFAVGMMLAFRGTGFVSTITSREALYILLSGIAGGASWVLYFLALQKGETTPVSLVDKSSLAFVVLLSVLILHEELTVKKIIAVGLVLAAIYILAV from the coding sequence ATGGGCATGAACGAGTGGTTCCTGCTCGCACTCCTGGACGCATTCTTCGCCGCGCTCGCCACGATCTTCGCTAAGATCGGCCTGCAGAACGTTGACTCCATCACAGCCACTGCTCTGCGGTCCGTGGTGATGATGCTGTTCGCCGTCGGGATGATGCTAGCGTTCAGGGGTACAGGCTTCGTATCGACCATAACCTCCAGGGAGGCCCTCTACATACTCCTGAGCGGGATCGCGGGGGGCGCCTCCTGGGTCCTCTACTTCCTCGCGTTGCAGAAGGGGGAGACAACGCCCGTATCGCTGGTGGACAAGTCTAGCCTCGCGTTCGTAGTCCTACTCTCCGTCCTAATCCTCCACGAGGAACTCACAGTGAAGAAGATAATCGCCGTCGGGCTCGTGCTGGCAGCGATCTACATCCTCGCGGTGTAG
- a CDS encoding HD domain-containing protein, whose product MEWERLLSLRHLPRTGWVLRGVPASIAETVADHSFLTALVAIDVARRARERGFELELEKVLAMSILHDVAEAVTGDVVRYVKQLDEELFGKAEEEALRSLGLGAYSALLAELRRLESPEALVVKASDDLATIIEGSRLLRQGYAGVEEILDNVCRHVEELSARARREFGDSLADAVEAVLKDSGAYCPPRSQPRRGESLP is encoded by the coding sequence TTGGAGTGGGAGCGCCTGCTCAGCTTGAGGCACCTTCCGCGGACTGGCTGGGTTCTGCGCGGAGTCCCAGCATCCATAGCGGAGACAGTCGCCGACCACTCGTTTCTCACAGCCCTCGTAGCGATCGACGTAGCCCGCCGCGCCAGGGAGCGGGGCTTCGAACTCGAACTCGAGAAGGTTCTAGCAATGAGCATTCTCCACGACGTGGCCGAAGCGGTTACGGGGGACGTCGTGAGGTACGTCAAGCAGCTGGACGAGGAGCTGTTCGGAAAAGCGGAGGAAGAGGCCCTCCGGAGCCTCGGGCTCGGGGCGTACAGCGCCCTACTCGCAGAGCTGAGGAGGCTTGAGAGCCCGGAAGCCCTGGTCGTCAAAGCGAGCGACGACCTGGCTACGATAATAGAGGGCTCCAGGCTCCTCAGGCAGGGATACGCGGGGGTTGAAGAGATACTGGACAATGTGTGCAGGCACGTTGAAGAACTCTCGGCGAGGGCGAGGAGAGAGTTCGGGGACTCTCTGGCCGACGCCGTAGAGGCTGTCCTCAAGGATTCGGGAGCCTACTGCCCTCCACGCTCCCAGCCGCGGCGCGGGGAAAGCTTACCCTAA
- a CDS encoding type II toxin-antitoxin system VapC family toxin translates to MVYLDSSAVVKRYVLEPGSEVVSRVYYKALNGESTLSFSAWNIGEVLGVLDKYYRRGWLSREDYEKARFQFLGETIRLLKLRLLKIVPVRTKLLIETWRIVEKYHVYEADALQLVSAKYVGAEEFYTGDEQLHKIAAEERVGSVYVG, encoded by the coding sequence GTGGTCTACTTGGACTCTAGCGCCGTAGTTAAGCGCTACGTACTTGAGCCCGGTAGCGAGGTCGTCAGCAGAGTGTACTACAAGGCGCTGAACGGAGAGAGCACTCTCTCTTTTTCGGCATGGAATATAGGCGAGGTTTTAGGGGTCCTGGATAAGTACTACAGGCGGGGGTGGCTGAGCAGGGAGGATTACGAGAAAGCGAGGTTTCAGTTCCTGGGCGAGACTATAAGACTGTTAAAGCTGAGGCTTCTGAAAATAGTTCCCGTTAGGACCAAGCTACTAATAGAGACTTGGCGCATAGTGGAGAAATACCACGTCTACGAGGCTGACGCTCTTCAGCTCGTCTCGGCGAAATACGTAGGAGCCGAGGAGTTCTATACGGGAGACGAACAGTTGCATAAAATAGCCGCCGAAGAGAGAGTTGGCAGCGTCTACGTCGGCTAA
- a CDS encoding class I SAM-dependent DNA methyltransferase: protein MIKDDSYALYYDLLYSHRDIGAEVDFLERVFRDYSLIPVKSVLDVGCGTGLHTIELGRRGYRAVGVDISQNMLEVARSKAREMTNVEFILSDATKLGFNSEFDAAIAMYGVVSYFVDDESLLGFLRSVRRAIKPGSVFVFDTWSLVGVLEKRVYYETPFSSFRKSGSQLAIKEENWRVDFLDQVAYAEIQWSILDLAKGEIDVFKHSLKLRLFTLREIVHVLRESGFELVKTFEDYSGKPFTESSSEIVVIARALP, encoded by the coding sequence GTGATAAAGGACGATTCTTACGCGTTGTACTACGACTTACTGTACTCTCACAGGGATATAGGCGCGGAGGTAGACTTCCTCGAAAGAGTGTTCAGAGACTACTCGCTGATACCCGTGAAGAGCGTTCTGGACGTTGGCTGCGGAACTGGTCTCCACACGATCGAGCTCGGTAGGAGGGGGTACAGGGCCGTCGGGGTGGATATCTCGCAGAACATGCTGGAAGTAGCGAGGTCGAAGGCTCGGGAAATGACGAACGTCGAGTTCATACTCTCGGACGCGACTAAGCTCGGCTTCAACTCGGAGTTCGACGCAGCTATAGCGATGTACGGCGTTGTGAGCTACTTCGTGGACGACGAGTCCCTACTCGGCTTCCTGCGCTCCGTTAGGAGGGCAATCAAGCCCGGCTCTGTATTCGTGTTCGACACCTGGAGCCTTGTCGGGGTGCTTGAGAAGAGGGTCTACTACGAGACTCCGTTCTCAAGCTTCAGGAAGTCCGGCTCGCAACTGGCAATAAAGGAGGAAAACTGGAGGGTGGACTTCCTGGACCAGGTTGCCTACGCCGAGATACAGTGGTCGATACTTGACCTCGCTAAAGGCGAGATAGATGTCTTCAAGCACTCCTTGAAGCTAAGGCTCTTCACGCTGAGAGAGATAGTCCACGTGCTTAGGGAGAGCGGTTTCGAGCTCGTAAAGACGTTCGAGGACTACTCCGGGAAACCCTTCACGGAGTCGAGCTCCGAGATCGTTGTTATCGCTAGGGCCCTGCCCTGA
- a CDS encoding DUF763 domain-containing protein, translating into MKTGVAELPLHDGSVPRWLIARMERLAGILVEMIVEEYGTRGLLERLADPVYFQAINNIIGMDWDSSGSTTVTTAVLKKVLEERELGVKACGGKGSSSRKAPEEIRLHAEKYGLDPSGLVSTSYLVAKVDSAALQAGYQLYHHAFFFDEEGRWAVVQQGMKPSTRTARRYHWFSERVGDVTVEPHSGIHGFREPFALNTVAAEAGEFRRLVVDLVGEGASRLERLVSEALRVLEGYSPLVSYAPYSAEKARSLRERMRRLGKPSLSREALASLAGRGVESFRDILAAKAVGPSAIRALALVAELVYETPPSWRDPVTHQVDPFKFAYAVGGKDGVPFPVDRKTYDELISILEELKQRFRGEPGVFRRLAELTKNWTPPPEEKVPT; encoded by the coding sequence ATGAAGACCGGGGTAGCAGAGCTGCCTCTGCACGACGGGAGCGTCCCCCGCTGGCTCATAGCCAGGATGGAGAGGCTAGCGGGGATCCTCGTAGAGATGATAGTCGAGGAGTACGGTACGCGGGGCCTTCTCGAAAGGTTAGCCGACCCGGTGTACTTCCAGGCTATCAACAACATAATAGGCATGGACTGGGACAGCTCGGGCTCGACGACGGTGACTACGGCCGTGCTGAAGAAAGTGCTGGAGGAGAGGGAGCTGGGGGTAAAGGCTTGCGGTGGGAAGGGCTCTTCGAGCAGGAAGGCCCCCGAGGAGATAAGGCTCCACGCCGAGAAGTACGGGCTTGACCCGTCGGGGCTCGTGTCCACCTCCTACCTCGTCGCGAAGGTGGACAGCGCGGCGCTACAGGCCGGCTACCAGCTGTACCACCACGCGTTCTTCTTCGACGAGGAGGGCAGGTGGGCTGTCGTCCAGCAGGGTATGAAGCCTTCTACTCGCACTGCTAGGAGGTACCACTGGTTCTCGGAGCGCGTGGGCGACGTCACCGTCGAGCCTCACAGCGGCATCCATGGGTTCAGGGAGCCCTTCGCGCTCAACACGGTAGCCGCCGAGGCGGGGGAGTTCCGCAGGCTGGTAGTCGACCTCGTAGGTGAGGGGGCCTCCAGGCTTGAACGCCTCGTGAGCGAAGCGCTCCGCGTTCTGGAAGGCTACAGCCCGCTCGTCAGCTACGCGCCCTACAGCGCCGAGAAGGCGCGGTCCCTGCGCGAGAGGATGAGGCGCCTGGGCAAGCCCTCCCTAAGCCGCGAGGCTCTAGCATCGCTCGCAGGCAGGGGCGTGGAGAGCTTCAGGGATATTCTCGCCGCGAAAGCCGTGGGGCCCTCAGCTATAAGGGCGCTCGCGCTAGTCGCCGAGCTCGTATACGAGACGCCCCCGTCGTGGCGCGACCCCGTAACGCACCAAGTGGACCCCTTCAAGTTCGCGTACGCGGTGGGGGGAAAGGACGGGGTACCGTTCCCCGTGGACAGGAAGACGTACGACGAGCTAATCTCGATACTCGAAGAGTTGAAGCAACGCTTCAGAGGCGAGCCGGGAGTATTCAGAAGACTCGCCGAGCTTACGAAGAACTGGACACCGCCGCCCGAGGAGAAAGTACCCACCTAG